In Maridesulfovibrio frigidus DSM 17176, a genomic segment contains:
- a CDS encoding ABC transporter substrate-binding protein has translation MAFAEISVIDDFGDKVVLKGPAKRIVALYGSFNEILFAMDLGDRIVARTAGDDYPAKIVMLPSIGTHMRPNPELIVALNPDLVLQMAGRSQAKAPLEPLKVRGIPTAMFQVTSFDELYSLIHRIGILTAEPKRAEKLVQSMAMRLDKVKEKYTDINDKPEVFFEIRYPNLLAAGKGSIVSDIIRKAGGLNCVKNNKKIVRMGEEELLRLDPENYVYQSGRMNQSPVPPAERGHFKMIKAVRSGRILEVDESVFSRPGPRNVDAVETLADFLYSNN, from the coding sequence TTGGCTTTTGCAGAAATTTCTGTGATTGATGACTTCGGGGATAAGGTTGTGCTTAAGGGGCCAGCAAAGCGGATTGTCGCACTTTACGGATCTTTTAATGAGATTCTTTTTGCGATGGATTTAGGTGACAGAATAGTTGCCCGCACAGCCGGTGATGACTATCCTGCAAAGATAGTGATGCTACCATCCATAGGAACTCACATGCGCCCTAATCCAGAGCTTATTGTCGCCTTAAACCCTGATTTAGTTTTACAGATGGCGGGGCGCTCGCAAGCCAAGGCGCCGCTAGAGCCGTTAAAGGTGCGGGGTATTCCGACCGCTATGTTTCAGGTGACCTCGTTTGACGAGTTGTATTCCCTGATTCACAGAATCGGCATTTTGACCGCAGAGCCTAAGCGCGCAGAAAAGCTTGTGCAGTCCATGGCTATGCGTCTTGATAAAGTGAAAGAAAAGTACACCGATATTAACGATAAGCCTGAGGTGTTCTTTGAGATTCGTTACCCGAATCTTTTGGCTGCAGGAAAAGGTTCGATTGTATCGGATATTATACGAAAAGCTGGCGGGCTCAATTGTGTAAAGAATAACAAAAAGATCGTTCGCATGGGTGAAGAAGAACTTCTTCGGCTCGATCCTGAAAATTATGTTTACCAGTCCGGCCGCATGAATCAATCTCCTGTACCGCCTGCTGAGCGTGGTCATTTTAAAATGATTAAGGCAGTTCGATCTGGTAGGATTTTGGAGGTAGACGAATCTGTATTTTCTCGTCCCGGCCCACGCAATGTTGATGCTGTGGAAACTTTGGCCGATTTTTTATATAGTAATAATTAG
- a CDS encoding ABC transporter ATP-binding protein — translation MIGVENISAGYGKRKVLSDMNLHFYEGTMTAVLGPNGSGKTTLVSSISGVLNPLSGKIKVAGKDVRDYRPRELAEIMSVLPQKVEPAFGLTVKSMVMMGRYAHGSGFFGYDDDDENICAEAIQRVGITHLTDRPVSELSGGEFQRVLMARTVSQQSKIMVLDEAASGVDVAGKIELFDMLKTLNKQGATIICVIHDLNLASLYFDRLVFLSEGKAVLDGPPAEVITKDNISNVYKTSVSIVEHPELGVPQVLFSPSGDFTL, via the coding sequence ATGATCGGTGTGGAAAATATTTCTGCCGGATATGGCAAGCGCAAAGTCCTCAGCGATATGAATTTACATTTTTATGAAGGAACGATGACAGCTGTCCTCGGGCCTAACGGGAGCGGCAAAACTACTCTTGTTTCATCTATCTCGGGGGTTTTGAATCCTTTATCAGGAAAGATAAAGGTTGCCGGAAAAGATGTTCGGGATTATCGCCCTCGTGAGCTTGCTGAAATTATGTCTGTCCTTCCGCAAAAGGTTGAACCTGCTTTCGGGCTGACTGTGAAGTCAATGGTTATGATGGGCAGATACGCGCATGGTTCAGGTTTTTTCGGATACGATGATGACGATGAGAATATTTGTGCCGAAGCTATTCAGCGGGTTGGAATTACCCATCTGACGGATCGTCCTGTATCTGAACTTTCGGGCGGCGAGTTTCAGCGAGTTTTGATGGCTCGTACAGTTTCACAGCAGTCGAAAATAATGGTTCTTGATGAGGCCGCATCAGGAGTTGATGTTGCCGGTAAAATTGAGCTTTTTGATATGCTCAAAACGCTGAATAAACAGGGCGCGACCATAATTTGCGTGATCCACGATTTGAATCTTGCATCACTTTATTTTGACCGTCTTGTGTTCTTGTCAGAGGGAAAAGCTGTGCTGGACGGTCCACCTGCGGAAGTTATTACGAAGGATAATATTTCGAATGTTTATAAAACATCTGTTTCAATTGTTGAACATCCGGAACTTGGTGTTCCTCAAGTCCTTTTTTCTCCTTCTGGTGATTTTACCCTGTAA
- a CDS encoding FecCD family ABC transporter permease — protein METLEKRRVKAVAVLLSLVPVSIFAACLFGAYDTSVEQVFGVFKSAIFGDAESTKSSLSFIVTDLRLSRICLSFLVGMSLAVAGTVYQGILRNPLADPFTLGVSSGAAFGASLAIFSGSTVLGAGLWLKFGSLFLPLAALAGAMAALGAVLMLGRIGGSLRRETMVLAGIVVATFLSALISLLKSLDEDSVTSIVFWIMGSFQGRGWDHVALFLPYFILGMIPIIYYSRELDILSLGETQARHLGMDVSRVRLYLLVGSGLLTGAAVAVSGIIGFVGLIVPHLVRMFQGAEHRPLLLSSSLLGGLLLVWSDVIARSLLPGGEELPVGVVTALLGGPFFCIVLRGGFRGTKS, from the coding sequence ATGGAAACATTGGAAAAAAGGAGAGTTAAGGCTGTTGCTGTACTCTTGTCTCTTGTCCCTGTTTCTATTTTTGCCGCCTGCTTGTTTGGTGCATATGATACGTCGGTTGAGCAAGTTTTTGGCGTGTTCAAATCTGCGATCTTCGGAGATGCGGAAAGTACGAAGTCGTCGCTATCTTTTATAGTTACAGATTTAAGGCTCAGTAGAATATGCCTGTCTTTTTTGGTGGGTATGTCGCTTGCTGTTGCCGGAACCGTATATCAAGGTATTTTGCGAAATCCATTGGCTGACCCTTTCACATTAGGCGTTAGTAGCGGGGCCGCATTTGGCGCAAGTCTAGCTATATTTTCTGGATCAACCGTCCTCGGGGCGGGGCTATGGCTTAAGTTCGGATCGCTCTTTCTACCGCTGGCAGCTCTTGCGGGTGCTATGGCGGCTCTTGGTGCGGTTCTTATGCTCGGGCGAATCGGCGGCAGTTTGCGCCGTGAGACTATGGTGCTTGCTGGGATTGTCGTTGCGACTTTCCTCTCGGCTTTGATCTCCTTGCTTAAGTCGCTGGACGAAGATTCCGTGACAAGCATTGTCTTTTGGATAATGGGCAGTTTTCAAGGGCGCGGTTGGGATCACGTTGCGCTGTTTCTACCGTATTTTATTCTTGGGATGATACCAATCATTTATTATTCTCGTGAACTGGATATTTTGTCACTCGGTGAAACTCAGGCACGTCATCTTGGTATGGATGTGTCCCGAGTTAGATTATATTTGCTTGTGGGATCGGGGCTGTTGACGGGAGCGGCTGTTGCTGTTTCTGGAATTATCGGATTTGTGGGACTGATTGTTCCTCATTTGGTTCGTATGTTTCAGGGAGCGGAACACAGGCCTTTGCTCCTTTCATCCTCATTGCTCGGTGGACTGCTTCTTGTGTGGTCAGATGTTATTGCCCGCTCACTACTTCCCGGCGGCGAAGAATTGCCTGTTGGAGTTGTGACAGCACTTCTAGGCGGACCGTTTTTCTGCATAGTTTTACGGGGCGGATTCAGGGGGACAAAGTCATGA
- a CDS encoding sirohydrochlorin cobaltochelatase, with protein sequence MQYRFGVKQKALSAFILLFLLILPSIVLAGHGEPAAVKKGILLIAFGSTMDEAQVSFDNLDAAVKKSFTDVPVRWSFSSAIIRKVLAEKGRVIDSPVTALSKMMDDGFTHVAVQSLHTIPGKEYFGILETAKRFEGMPKGMSKVTVGKPLLYSDEDMVRTATAIAANIPKERKAKDAVVLMGHGTHHSANIYYPGSQYYFSNIDPKIFVGTVEGSPTLDDVKNKLAKSKAKKVYLIPYMSVAGDHARNDMAGDEADSWMSELTKAGYKCVPVLKGSAELPQVVDIWVDHLKVAFKNLDS encoded by the coding sequence ATGCAGTATCGTTTTGGGGTTAAACAAAAAGCACTTTCTGCTTTTATCCTTCTTTTTCTACTCATTCTTCCCTCAATTGTTCTCGCCGGACATGGCGAACCTGCGGCTGTTAAGAAAGGCATTCTTCTGATTGCTTTTGGATCAACTATGGATGAAGCGCAGGTGTCTTTCGATAACTTAGATGCCGCTGTTAAAAAGTCTTTTACTGACGTTCCTGTACGGTGGTCATTTTCATCTGCCATTATTCGAAAGGTACTAGCTGAAAAAGGGCGTGTCATTGATTCGCCTGTGACGGCCCTTTCAAAAATGATGGATGACGGCTTCACGCATGTTGCTGTTCAGTCATTGCACACCATTCCCGGCAAAGAATATTTCGGCATCCTTGAGACGGCTAAAAGGTTTGAGGGCATGCCTAAGGGGATGTCTAAGGTTACTGTTGGCAAGCCTCTTCTTTATTCGGATGAAGATATGGTTCGAACAGCGACAGCTATTGCTGCCAATATCCCTAAAGAACGCAAAGCTAAAGATGCTGTTGTTCTAATGGGACATGGAACGCATCATAGTGCCAATATTTACTATCCTGGATCTCAATATTATTTTTCAAACATTGACCCTAAAATATTTGTAGGAACCGTTGAAGGTTCTCCTACTCTTGATGATGTCAAAAATAAACTTGCCAAAAGCAAGGCTAAGAAAGTCTACCTGATACCATATATGTCTGTTGCTGGTGACCATGCACGTAACGACATGGCTGGTGACGAGGCTGATTCTTGGATGTCAGAGTTGACCAAAGCTGGCTATAAATGCGTACCTGTTCTTAAAGGTAGTGCAGAACTCCCGCAGGTCGTAGATATCTGGGTCGATCATCTTAAAGTAGCTTTTAAAAATCTAGATTCTTAA
- the tsaA gene encoding tRNA (N6-threonylcarbamoyladenosine(37)-N6)-methyltransferase TrmO, giving the protein MDTSLKIIGYVQSDFKKRSDTPRQGDEGGIVATLRIEEEFSDAMDGLKVGMEIVLLTWLHEADRNYLKVHPRGNESIPMRGVFSTRSPDRPNPIGMHPVTITHIEGQTIKVTPLEAINGTPLLDIKNA; this is encoded by the coding sequence ATGGACACTTCTCTGAAAATAATTGGATATGTACAATCGGACTTTAAAAAAAGATCTGATACGCCGAGACAGGGAGATGAAGGTGGAATTGTTGCGACCTTACGGATTGAAGAAGAATTTTCTGATGCAATGGATGGTCTCAAGGTCGGGATGGAGATCGTTTTACTGACATGGCTGCATGAAGCGGACAGAAACTATTTAAAGGTACACCCACGCGGCAATGAATCAATCCCCATGCGTGGAGTGTTTTCTACACGTTCACCTGATCGCCCTAACCCCATTGGTATGCATCCGGTAACAATTACGCACATAGAAGGGCAAACTATCAAAGTTACGCCTTTAGAAGCAATAAACGGAACCCCGCTACTGGATATAAAGAACGCATAA
- the infA gene encoding translation initiation factor IF-1, translating to MAKEEGIAVNGTVEEALPNAMFRVELENGHVVLAHISGKMRKFRIRVMPGDKVTVELSPYDLTRGRITYRPR from the coding sequence TTGGCAAAAGAAGAAGGCATTGCAGTTAATGGCACCGTAGAAGAAGCACTCCCGAATGCTATGTTCAGAGTAGAGCTCGAAAACGGTCACGTAGTATTGGCACATATTTCTGGTAAAATGCGTAAATTCCGCATCAGAGTAATGCCCGGTGATAAAGTTACGGTTGAACTTTCTCCGTACGACTTGACTCGCGGCAGAATTACTTACCGTCCTCGTTAA
- the ilvC gene encoding ketol-acid reductoisomerase yields the protein MKVYYEDDADLSLLKDKTVAIIGYGSQGHAHAQNLRDSGVKVVVGQRPGGANYELAKEHGFEPVSAAEATAAADLIMILLPDQVQGAIYKEDILPNLKPGDILAFGHGFNIHFDQIVPNDDNDVIMIAPKGPGHLVRRTYTEGGAVPAIAAVYQNVSGKAFDIALAYAKGIGATRSGVIETNFREETETDLFGEQAVLCGGVSELIKAGFETLVEAGYQPEIAYFECLHELKLTIDLIYEGGLSNMRSSISDTAEYGDLTRGPRVINAESRKEMKKILKEIQQGEFAKEFIVENMSGKAHFNAMRRINAEHPVEVVGADLRKMMSWLKK from the coding sequence ATGAAAGTTTATTACGAAGATGATGCGGATTTAAGCCTTTTGAAAGACAAAACTGTAGCCATCATCGGTTACGGTAGCCAGGGACATGCACACGCACAGAATCTACGTGATTCAGGCGTTAAGGTTGTTGTTGGACAGCGTCCCGGCGGAGCTAACTACGAGCTAGCAAAAGAACATGGTTTTGAGCCTGTAAGTGCAGCAGAAGCAACAGCAGCAGCTGATCTTATTATGATTCTTCTACCTGACCAAGTTCAGGGTGCTATTTATAAGGAAGACATTCTTCCTAACCTAAAGCCAGGTGATATCCTCGCTTTCGGCCATGGTTTCAATATTCATTTTGACCAGATCGTTCCTAACGATGACAACGACGTAATCATGATCGCTCCTAAGGGACCGGGTCATCTTGTTCGTCGCACATACACTGAAGGCGGAGCTGTTCCAGCAATCGCTGCTGTTTACCAGAACGTTTCCGGTAAAGCTTTTGATATCGCTCTTGCTTACGCAAAAGGTATTGGCGCAACTCGTTCAGGTGTTATCGAAACTAACTTCCGTGAAGAAACTGAAACTGACCTTTTCGGTGAGCAGGCAGTTCTTTGTGGTGGTGTAAGTGAGCTTATCAAAGCTGGTTTCGAAACTTTGGTTGAAGCTGGATACCAGCCTGAAATCGCATACTTTGAGTGTCTGCACGAACTCAAATTGACCATCGACCTCATTTATGAAGGTGGTCTATCCAACATGCGCAGCTCCATCAGTGATACAGCTGAATACGGCGACCTTACTCGCGGACCAAGAGTCATTAACGCAGAAAGCCGTAAAGAAATGAAAAAGATCCTCAAAGAAATCCAGCAGGGTGAATTTGCTAAAGAATTCATCGTTGAAAATATGTCTGGTAAAGCTCATTTCAACGCAATGCGCCGCATTAATGCAGAGCATCCGGTTGAAGTCGTTGGAGCTGATCTTCGCAAAATGATGAGCTGGCTTAAAAAATAG
- the ilvN gene encoding acetolactate synthase small subunit yields the protein MRHTLSVSVENEPGVLSRVVGLFSGRGFNIESLNVAPTLEEGVSLMTITTVGDEQIIEQIVKQLRKLVTVIKVVDLTELKAVEREMVMLKVNAEDAKRAEILRIVDIFRCKVVDVSVDELTLEVTGDHGKIEALINLLARFGIKETARTGTVAMKRALQA from the coding sequence ATGAGACATACTCTGTCCGTCAGTGTTGAAAACGAGCCGGGAGTTCTATCCAGGGTCGTTGGGTTGTTTAGCGGACGTGGATTCAACATTGAGTCCCTTAATGTTGCTCCCACTCTGGAAGAGGGCGTGTCCCTCATGACTATAACTACTGTCGGTGATGAACAGATCATTGAGCAGATTGTAAAACAGCTTAGAAAGCTGGTTACGGTCATTAAGGTAGTTGATCTCACAGAATTAAAAGCTGTTGAGAGAGAAATGGTCATGCTTAAAGTTAATGCCGAAGACGCTAAGCGTGCAGAAATTCTGCGCATAGTTGATATATTCAGATGTAAAGTAGTTGATGTAAGCGTGGACGAGCTGACCCTTGAGGTAACAGGCGACCACGGTAAAATCGAAGCTTTGATTAATCTGCTGGCTAGATTTGGTATTAAGGAAACTGCCCGTACAGGTACAGTCGCTATGAAGCGAGCCTTGCAAGCTTAA
- the ilvB gene encoding biosynthetic-type acetolactate synthase large subunit, which translates to MELTGAQIFLECLRKEGVEVVFGYPGGAIIDIYDQIPNYPFKHILVRHEQGAVHAADGYARATGDVGVCLVTSGPGATNAVTGIATAYMDSIPVVCFTGQVPTPLIGNDAFQEVDIVGITRPCTKHNYLVKDIKDLAFTVRQAFYLARSGRPGPIVVDLPKDIMQTKAEFVWPEDVSLRSYNPNLLPHTGQIKKVAKLIEQAERPIIYAGGGVISGGAEDELTWLARSLNIPVTATLMGLGSFPGNDPLWLGMLGMHGTYAANMAINNADLVLAIGARFDDRVTGKVDTFAPKATLVHIDIDPTSIQKNVAVHVPLVADCKSALSALKAEMEPNLDAVKAEEDHAVWVRQVQQWSETHPLRYKKGSKHIKPQYVVEKIYEISKGDAIVATEVGQNQMWAAQFYKFKKSKSFLSSGGLGTMGYGLPAAIGAQMAFPDKLVVNIAGDGSIQMNIQEMMTAVCNNLPIKIVILNNGYLGMVRQWQELFYNRNYCETCMDAQPDFVKLAEAYGAAGFRVTEEKDVVPVLTEAFALPKTCIIDVRVDPEENVYPMVPAGASLTDMLLV; encoded by the coding sequence ATGGAGCTCACTGGTGCTCAGATATTCTTAGAATGTCTGAGAAAAGAGGGTGTTGAGGTTGTTTTCGGTTATCCCGGCGGCGCGATAATTGATATATACGACCAAATCCCTAATTATCCTTTTAAGCACATACTGGTCAGACATGAACAGGGTGCTGTCCATGCGGCAGACGGTTATGCTAGGGCAACTGGAGACGTAGGTGTATGCCTCGTTACTTCAGGTCCCGGTGCTACAAATGCTGTTACAGGCATTGCCACTGCATACATGGACTCAATTCCGGTAGTTTGTTTTACCGGACAGGTTCCGACTCCGTTAATCGGTAATGATGCCTTTCAAGAGGTAGATATTGTCGGAATTACGCGTCCTTGTACTAAACATAATTATTTGGTCAAAGATATTAAAGACCTAGCCTTCACCGTAAGACAGGCTTTTTATCTTGCCCGTTCTGGAAGACCCGGACCTATCGTGGTCGATCTTCCGAAAGATATAATGCAGACCAAGGCTGAATTCGTTTGGCCAGAAGATGTGTCTCTTAGAAGCTATAACCCGAATCTTTTGCCGCATACCGGGCAGATTAAAAAGGTTGCCAAACTGATTGAGCAGGCCGAAAGACCTATCATTTATGCTGGTGGCGGGGTTATAAGCGGCGGAGCAGAGGATGAACTTACTTGGCTCGCTAGGAGTCTGAACATACCAGTGACGGCAACTCTCATGGGGCTGGGTTCTTTTCCGGGCAACGATCCACTTTGGCTCGGAATGCTAGGAATGCACGGAACTTATGCCGCAAACATGGCAATCAATAACGCGGACCTCGTTCTGGCAATTGGAGCGAGGTTCGACGACCGTGTTACGGGTAAAGTTGATACTTTTGCCCCGAAAGCTACTCTTGTTCATATTGATATTGATCCGACTTCAATTCAGAAGAATGTAGCTGTTCACGTTCCTCTCGTTGCTGATTGTAAAAGCGCCCTTTCTGCTCTGAAGGCTGAAATGGAACCGAACTTGGATGCTGTAAAAGCTGAAGAAGATCATGCTGTCTGGGTTCGTCAGGTTCAGCAATGGTCTGAGACTCATCCGCTGCGTTATAAGAAAGGTAGCAAGCACATTAAGCCTCAGTATGTTGTTGAAAAGATATATGAAATCAGCAAAGGTGACGCTATTGTCGCTACTGAAGTTGGTCAGAATCAGATGTGGGCTGCTCAATTTTACAAATTTAAAAAGTCAAAATCTTTTCTGTCTTCTGGCGGTTTGGGAACGATGGGGTATGGACTTCCTGCCGCAATCGGTGCACAAATGGCGTTCCCCGATAAGCTCGTAGTGAATATTGCCGGGGACGGTTCTATTCAGATGAATATTCAGGAAATGATGACTGCTGTCTGTAACAATCTGCCGATTAAAATCGTTATTTTAAATAATGGCTATCTCGGCATGGTTCGTCAGTGGCAGGAACTTTTTTATAATCGGAACTATTGCGAAACCTGTATGGATGCTCAGCCTGATTTCGTTAAATTAGCTGAAGCTTACGGTGCCGCAGGGTTCAGGGTTACTGAAGAGAAAGATGTCGTACCTGTTCTTACGGAAGCTTTTGCTCTTCCGAAGACTTGTATTATCGATGTTCGCGTTGATCCAGAGGAAAATGTTTATCCGATGGTTCCCGCAGGCGCTTCTTTAACCGACATGTTGCTCGTTTAG
- a CDS encoding DUF465 domain-containing protein: protein MEAKDVDLIKTLVDQDAEIKGLWDQHTDLNKVIDKMEKKGFLNETETLELKELKKKKLAGKTKLQLSLDKYK from the coding sequence ATGGAAGCTAAAGACGTAGATTTGATTAAGACATTGGTTGATCAGGATGCAGAAATTAAAGGTCTATGGGACCAGCACACTGATCTGAACAAGGTTATTGATAAGATGGAAAAGAAAGGCTTTCTTAACGAGACTGAAACTCTAGAGCTGAAAGAGCTTAAAAAGAAAAAGCTGGCTGGTAAAACAAAATTACAATTGTCACTCGATAAGTATAAATAA
- a CDS encoding DivIVA domain-containing protein produces the protein MSLSKIDLLNKKFSKSLFGYSKGEVDQLLAELAEVLGVTADEKKQLLKKVERRDSSIGEFRQREETLRDTLMTTQKMIDDLKTTARKEAELIINEAHSRAEVILQQAHNRLAQIHEDINELKRQRTRFEVELKAVLESHLKTLEISSPELEKVEAIEAKLKFFKKAK, from the coding sequence ATGAGTCTTTCAAAGATAGATTTACTTAACAAAAAGTTTTCAAAATCGCTTTTTGGTTACTCTAAAGGTGAAGTGGATCAGCTTTTGGCTGAGCTTGCGGAAGTTCTCGGCGTAACTGCTGACGAAAAGAAGCAACTCTTAAAGAAGGTTGAACGGCGCGATTCTTCCATTGGTGAATTTCGTCAGCGTGAAGAAACTTTACGCGATACTTTGATGACGACCCAAAAGATGATAGATGACCTGAAAACGACTGCTAGAAAAGAAGCTGAACTCATAATTAACGAAGCTCATTCGCGGGCGGAAGTTATTTTGCAGCAGGCTCATAATCGTTTGGCTCAAATTCATGAAGATATTAATGAACTCAAACGTCAGAGAACGAGGTTTGAAGTTGAGCTAAAGGCTGTTCTTGAGTCTCATCTTAAGACACTTGAGATTAGCAGTCCTGAACTTGAAAAAGTTGAAGCCATCGAAGCTAAACTTAAATTTTTCAAAAAGGCTAAGTGA
- a CDS encoding YggT family protein, with the protein MDYVILAVAKVLGIVFNLYMWVVIISALISWVNPDPYNPIVRFLQRATEPVFAKVRHYIPFSVISGIDLSPIIVILALQMLDIALVGNLTRLAYGM; encoded by the coding sequence ATGGATTACGTGATTCTTGCTGTAGCTAAAGTTCTCGGGATTGTTTTCAATCTCTATATGTGGGTAGTTATCATTTCGGCCCTTATTTCATGGGTAAACCCCGATCCTTATAATCCGATTGTCCGCTTTTTACAGCGTGCGACAGAGCCTGTCTTTGCAAAAGTCCGGCACTACATACCGTTCTCTGTTATCAGTGGAATAGACCTGTCTCCAATCATTGTTATTCTGGCTCTCCAAATGCTTGATATTGCCCTCGTAGGTAATTTGACTAGACTTGCATATGGAATGTAG
- a CDS encoding HAD family hydrolase, producing the protein MEGIHLSDVTPPKVLKNIKGIIFDCDGVLISSFEANKWYYNWFKKNFDLPPMDAEEELFVHAHTVFESLKHVMPEEYYEEALELRKLPELVKALDYISLEDGLLKLLEWLRNNKIRMAINTNRTDSLQTVLQKFNVESFFAPTVTSTLLPNPKPHPDGVHYILNKWDMKREDVVYIGDTWVDEKCASSAGVEFWAYGNPKLNASIYINDYWVLRNLLEKAKNNVWTECE; encoded by the coding sequence ATGGAAGGAATACATTTAAGTGATGTTACGCCGCCTAAGGTTCTAAAAAATATCAAAGGAATCATATTTGATTGTGATGGTGTGCTGATTAGTTCCTTTGAAGCGAATAAATGGTACTATAATTGGTTCAAAAAGAATTTCGATCTTCCTCCTATGGACGCAGAAGAAGAACTTTTTGTTCATGCTCATACTGTTTTTGAGTCCTTGAAGCATGTTATGCCGGAAGAGTATTATGAAGAGGCTCTTGAGCTTCGTAAGCTTCCTGAGCTTGTTAAGGCTCTTGATTATATTTCTCTGGAAGATGGCCTGCTCAAGCTTCTTGAGTGGCTGAGAAATAATAAGATACGCATGGCAATTAATACAAACAGAACAGATTCTCTACAAACTGTTTTGCAGAAATTCAATGTTGAAAGTTTTTTTGCGCCGACTGTTACCTCTACATTACTGCCTAATCCGAAGCCTCATCCAGATGGTGTCCATTATATTTTAAATAAATGGGACATGAAGCGTGAGGATGTTGTTTACATTGGTGATACATGGGTAGATGAGAAGTGTGCATCCAGTGCAGGAGTTGAGTTTTGGGCTTATGGAAATCCTAAACTGAATGCGTCTATTTATATAAATGACTATTGGGTTTTAAGAAATTTACTGGAAAAAGCAAAAAATAATGTTTGGACTGAGTGTGAGTGA
- a CDS encoding twin-arginine translocase TatA/TatE family subunit, translating into MFGLGITEILLILGIIILIFGAKKLPEVGSGLGRAIQNFKKASSESEEIDVTPSKDKDKDA; encoded by the coding sequence ATGTTTGGATTAGGAATAACAGAAATTCTCTTGATTTTGGGTATTATTATCCTGATATTCGGAGCCAAAAAACTTCCTGAAGTGGGAAGCGGATTAGGCCGTGCGATTCAAAATTTCAAAAAGGCCAGTAGTGAGTCTGAAGAAATTGACGTAACTCCGTCTAAAGACAAAGACAAGGACGCTTAA
- the pgsA gene encoding CDP-diacylglycerol--glycerol-3-phosphate 3-phosphatidyltransferase, which translates to MTKQKVWTIPNLITVSRILLTPIFVFAYLGHNFYLAWFLFMVAGFSDALDGFLARVLNQRSELGAMLDPLADKILIVTSFLCLSSQGFISSWLTILVISRDIVIVGGLFLLKFLEINVNNKIKPLLVSKLTTTLQLLFIFLILCSFVFDFNFSGVQPVMERVVALFTLLSGIIYLRQGFKMFFERNFKN; encoded by the coding sequence TTCCTAATTTGATAACTGTTTCCCGAATATTGTTGACCCCTATTTTTGTTTTTGCATATCTGGGTCATAATTTTTATTTGGCATGGTTTCTTTTCATGGTTGCTGGCTTTTCTGATGCCCTTGATGGCTTTCTGGCACGAGTTCTTAACCAACGCTCTGAACTTGGAGCGATGCTTGATCCTCTCGCGGATAAAATCCTGATTGTCACTTCATTCCTGTGCCTATCGTCGCAAGGCTTCATTTCGAGCTGGCTGACTATTCTAGTCATTTCCCGTGATATAGTAATTGTTGGTGGTTTGTTTTTACTCAAATTTTTAGAAATTAATGTTAATAATAAAATTAAGCCATTGTTAGTCAGTAAATTAACAACGACTTTACAGTTGTTATTCATTTTTTTGATTCTGTGCAGTTTCGTATTTGATTTCAATTTTTCAGGTGTACAGCCAGTGATGGAGCGGGTGGTAGCTTTATTTACTCTGCTTTCAGGTATTATTTATTTGAGACAAGGTTTTAAAATGTTTTTTGAAAGGAACTTTAAAAACTAG